Genomic window (Streptomyces sp. LX-29):
CGAGTGGTACGCGGGCGTGCTGCCGGACCGGATCACCATCTACCGCAATCCGACGCTGCGGATGTGCGAGACGCGCGAGGACGTGGTCGCCGAGACCGAGGTGACCGTCGTCCACGAGATCGCCCACCATTTCGGCATCGACGACGAGCGGCTGCACGCACTCGGCTACGGGTGACGCGCGGGCGCCACGGGTGACGCGTAGGCCCACGGGTGACGCGGGGGCGCCGCGCGGCGTGGTGCGGGCCGGGTACGGCAGC
Coding sequences:
- a CDS encoding metallopeptidase family protein → MLEMTREEFEELVAEALDRIPPELTRLMDNVAVFVEDEPPTDDPELLGLYEGTPLTDRGEWYAGVLPDRITIYRNPTLRMCETREDVVAETEVTVVHEIAHHFGIDDERLHALGYG